AGTCGGCCTCAAAGACACGCAGAAGACGGTAGCGACCAGCCTTGAAATGTTCCGCAAGATCCTCGACGACGCGGAAGCGGGAGACAACGTCGGAGTGCTCCTCCGCGGCGTAGGCAAAGAAGACGTCGAGCGCGGCCAGGTCCTCGCGAAGCCGGGAAGCATCCACCCGCATACGCACTTCAAAGGCGAAGTCTACGTTCTGAAGAAGGAAGAAGGCGGACGCCACACGCCGTTCTTCAGCGGATACAAGCCGCAGTTCTACTTCCGCACCACCGACATAACGGGAGAAATCACGCTTGCGGAAGGCGTTGAAATGGTAATGCCTGGCGACAACAGCACCTTCGAAGTCAAACTCATCGCTCCTATAGCGATGCAGGAAGGACTTCGCTTCGCGGTCCGCGAAGGCGGACGTACGGTCGGCGCCGGCGTCGTCACCGAGATCATCGACTAGTAATAAGCAATTCGGAGGGCGGCTGTCAGCGGCCGCCCTTTCAAATTAAAATTTTCGTCTGGAGTGAGTAAGCATGGCTGACATCATCGGTCTTCAGTGCACCGAGTGCAAGCGCCGCAACTACGTCACGCTTGTGAACAAGAAAAAAGCGCAGAAAAAGCTGGAGAAGAAAAAATATTGCAAGTTCTGTGACAAACACACCTTGCATAAAGAGTGCAAATAGTGTAGAATACCCGTTGCATGCAGGTCTGTAGCTCGAACTGGTTAGAGCACCGCACTCCAAATGCGGGGGTTGAGGGTTCGAATCCTTCCAGGCCTGCCATTTTTTTATTCTCCCGGAACGGTTTGGAACTACGCAGAAATTTATATCAAAGTCGATAAACGAGGAGGTCGGGGTTGATGGATAAAGTCCTCGACTATGTGCGGGAATCAAGAGCCGAACTTAAGAAGGTGGCGTGGCCGACAAAGCAGCAGCTTTGGTATTCGACCCTAATAGTCATCGTCGTCACAGCCATCGCTTCGGCATATCTTGGACTGGTAGATTTAATACTCACCGGAGTATTCTCCAAGTTCATCCAGTAACTGTGCCTCTCGGGCGGAACTGAAGCGTCTCGACTGTAATCTTGGAGGTGGAGAGGGCTTTCGTCCTCTTTTGAAATGAGCGAATTATTCGGAAATACACAGGAGCGCCGTTGGTATATAGTCCAGACCTACTCGGGCTACGAGAACAAGGTCAAGGCGAATCTCGACCAGCGCATCGCGACCATGGGCATGGAGGACAGGATATTCCGCGTGCTCGTGCCGGTCGAAGAAAAAGTGACGATAAAAGACGGCAAGACGAAGCGCGTCAAGCGCAAGGTCTTCCCGAGCTACGTCCTGGTCGAAATGATACTCGAAGACCAGTCCTGGTATGTCGTTCGCCATACGCCGGGAGTGACTGGCTTCGTAGGCTCCGGCAACCACCCTATCCCGCTCTCGCCGAAGGAAGCCGACGAAATCATGCGTAAGCTCGGCAAGGAGGCCAAGCCGAAGGTGGAGGTCGATTTCCACATCGGCGACATGATCCAGGTCAAGAACGGTCCGTTCGCGGGCCAGAGCGGGCCTGTGGTCGAGATAGACGCGGACAAGGCCAAGATCAAATTCCGCATCACGGTGTTCGGGCGAGAGACCGACGTCGAAGCGGACTACAACGACTTGGAAAAGATATAGCCCGTGATCCGCGGCGCAGCACTTTGACAGAGGAATAGCAGTCTCCGCCCAGGCGGAGGCTTTCAATCTAAGGAGGAAACATCGTCATGGCTAAGAAAGTAGTTGGGGAGCTCAAGCTTCAGCTTCCCGCGGGAAAAGCCACGCCGGCGCCGCCGGTAGGCCCCGCGCTCGGACAGCGCGGAATCAACATTATGGAATTCGTCAAGGCGTTCAACGCCAAGACCGCCGACCAGGTAGGGCTCATCATCCCGGTCGTCATCACGGTTTACGCCGACCGCAGCTTCACCTTCGTCCTCAAGACCCCGCCCGCAAGCGTCCTCATCAAGAAGGCGGCCGGCAAGGACAAGGGCTCTGCCGTACCGAACAAGGACAAGGTCGGCAAGCTGACGAAGAAGCAGGTCGAAGAGATCGCGGCCCTCAAGATGCCCGACCTCAACGCGAACGACATCGAAGCTGCGATGAGAATGATCGAAGGCACCGCGCGCTCGATGGGCGTAGAAATAGTAAAATAACCAGACAGCCCCGGCCAGTCCGGGAGTGGAAGGACGTTTCGTCAGGGCGTCCGCTATCACCACAAGGAGGAAACACAAATGTCAAGAACAGGTAAACGTTACAAGGCGCTGCTCGAAAAAGTAGATCTCACGAAACAGTACCCGCTTTCGGAAGCCGTGACCCTCGCGAAGGAATGCGCGACGGCCAAATTTGACGAAAGCCTCGAACTTCACGTTCGTCTGGGCGTTGACCCCCGCCACGCGGACCAGCAGGTACGCAGCACAATAGTCCTTCCCTTCGGAACCGGCCACACGAAGAGAGTGGCCGTCCTCGCCCTCGGCGAGAAGCAGAGGGAAGCTCAGGACGCGGGCGCGGACATCGTCGGCGGCGAAGACCTTGTCGCTGAGATCCAGAACGGCAGACTTGACTTCGATGCGGTAATCGCCACGCCGGACATAATGAAGTCGGCCGGACGCCTCGGTAAAGTCCTCGGTCCCCGCGGACTCATGCCGAGCGCCAAGACCAACACAGTCACGTTCGACGTCGCCGATGCCATCAAAGAGATCAAGGCGGGCCGCGTAGAGTTCCGCGTAGACAAGACCGCCATCACCCACAACGCGGTGGGCAAGGCTTCGTTCCCGGTCGAGAACCTCATCGCGAACGTCAAGACCCTGCTCCGCGCCATAGTCAAGGCGCGCCCCGCGGCGGTGAAGGGCACCTACATCAAGGGCATCACCGTCTCCACGACGATGGGCATAGGCATACAGATCGATCCCGTCCAGGCTCAGAAGGAAGTTTCCTCTGCCGACTAGTTCTGGCGACAATAAAAAATCAAGCCCCGGTTCATGCCGGGGCTTTTTTCGTACCTTTTGAAACCGTCATGGGAAACTATCTGACTGCAAAGACAGGAGGACGTTCTTCCAGAATGTGTCAGAACAAATTACAGCACTACGGCTTTTCCGAGAGGATAATCTCCTATCCACGCGCATGGAAAATATCCGTTTTTGTAAATTTCCAGCAAAGCGCAGAAAAAACCGGGCGCGTTTAGTATTTTTTCTATACATGCCCAAGACATGTCTCTTTTTACCATATCAAGCATTTCATTTTCCAAACCGGCTTCATCCTCTAAATGCCGTTTCGTAATAAAATCGCACCACTTTTTCCAGACTGCATCCCCGATTCCAGAAGATACCCTCGAAAATACTTCGTCGATTTGCGCGTCGCCTATTCGTTCCGTCGCTGTGCTTTCTAATGAGAGAATATGCGGTTCCCACGTCTTAAGCATTTGGCTGTTCCAAACGTCATAAGCCTCAAAAACGGAGAATATCATGTGATATTCTCCATTGTGGTCTTTCTCGTGCCCAAACCAATCGATCTGCTTAATCTCCAGTAGAAATTCGTCTATATCCATGTGGTTTCTCCTGTATCAGTTCCGGCATGCCGCGCCTTGCTCCGGTACTTGCCGGCTTCACGGCTGCGACGCCTCTTTTTTCAGCGCCGCGAGCCAGCGAGGAAGCATTTTTTCAAGCGGGGTCTTGCCATTTCTGTCGCAGAATGAAAAGAGCTTATGTAACAGCGGCGCAAAATATTTTCGTCCCTCGCCGGTCAGGTCGCGTT
The window above is part of the Cloacibacillus sp. An23 genome. Proteins encoded here:
- the secE gene encoding preprotein translocase subunit SecE, whose product is MDKVLDYVRESRAELKKVAWPTKQQLWYSTLIVIVVTAIASAYLGLVDLILTGVFSKFIQ
- the rplA gene encoding 50S ribosomal protein L1, which produces MSRTGKRYKALLEKVDLTKQYPLSEAVTLAKECATAKFDESLELHVRLGVDPRHADQQVRSTIVLPFGTGHTKRVAVLALGEKQREAQDAGADIVGGEDLVAEIQNGRLDFDAVIATPDIMKSAGRLGKVLGPRGLMPSAKTNTVTFDVADAIKEIKAGRVEFRVDKTAITHNAVGKASFPVENLIANVKTLLRAIVKARPAAVKGTYIKGITVSTTMGIGIQIDPVQAQKEVSSAD
- the rplK gene encoding 50S ribosomal protein L11 translates to MAKKVVGELKLQLPAGKATPAPPVGPALGQRGINIMEFVKAFNAKTADQVGLIIPVVITVYADRSFTFVLKTPPASVLIKKAAGKDKGSAVPNKDKVGKLTKKQVEEIAALKMPDLNANDIEAAMRMIEGTARSMGVEIVK
- the rpmG gene encoding 50S ribosomal protein L33 encodes the protein MADIIGLQCTECKRRNYVTLVNKKKAQKKLEKKKYCKFCDKHTLHKECK
- the nusG gene encoding transcription termination/antitermination protein NusG; translated protein: MSELFGNTQERRWYIVQTYSGYENKVKANLDQRIATMGMEDRIFRVLVPVEEKVTIKDGKTKRVKRKVFPSYVLVEMILEDQSWYVVRHTPGVTGFVGSGNHPIPLSPKEADEIMRKLGKEAKPKVEVDFHIGDMIQVKNGPFAGQSGPVVEIDADKAKIKFRITVFGRETDVEADYNDLEKI